One Glycine soja cultivar W05 chromosome 2, ASM419377v2, whole genome shotgun sequence genomic region harbors:
- the LOC114387137 gene encoding pentatricopeptide repeat-containing protein At2g20540-like, whose protein sequence is MSSCGKRCLVLLEKCKNVNHLKQAHAQVFTTGLDTNTFALSRLLAFCSHPYQGSLTYACRVFERIHHPTLCICNTIIKTFLLNGNFYGTFHVFTKMLHNGLGPDNYTIPYVLKACAALRDCSLGKMVHGYSSKLGLVFDIFVGNSLMAMYSVCGDVIAARHVFDEMPRLSAVSWSVMISGYAKVGDVDSARLFFDEAPEKDRGIWGAMISGYVQNSCFKEGLYLFRLLQLTHVVPDESIFVSILSACAHLGALDIGIWIHRYLNRKTVSLSIRLSTSLLDMYAKCGNLELAKRLFDSMPERDIVCWNAMISGLAMHGDGASALKMFSEMEKTGIKPDDITFIAVFTACSYSGMAHEGLQLLDKMSSLYEIEPKSEHYGCLVDLLSRAGLFGEAMVMIRRITSTSWNGSEETLAWRAFLSACCNHGQAQLAERAAKRLLRLENHSGVYVLLSNLYAASGKHSDARRVRNMMRNKGVDKAPGCSSVEIDGVVSEFIAGEETHPQMEEIHSVLEILHMQLD, encoded by the coding sequence ATGTCAAGTTGCGGCAAGAGATGCCTAGTACTGTTGGAAAAGTGCAAGAACGTGAATCACCTCAAGCAGGCCCATGCCCAAGTATTCACCACTGGCCTTGACACCAACACCTTTGCCCTAAGCAGGCTTTTGGCTTTCTGCTCCCACCCTTATCAGGGAAGCCTCACCTATGCATGCAGAGTCTTTGAACGCATTCACCACCCCACACTTTGCATATGCAACACCATAATCAAAACCTTCCTCCTCAATGGAAACTTCTATGGCACCTTTCACGTCTTCACCAAGATGCTACACAATGGTTTGGGCCCTGACAACTACACCATCCCTTATGTGTTGAAGGCTTGTGCAGCCCTTAGAGATTGTTCTTTGGGGAAAATGGTTCATGGGTACAGTTCAAAATTGGGTCTTGTGTTTGATATCTTTGTGGGCAATAGTTTGATGGCAATGTATTCTGTGTGTGGGGATGTGATTGCTGCAAGGCACgtgtttgatgaaatgcctAGGTTGAGTGCAGTGTCTTGGAGTGTGATGATCTCGGGGTATGCCAAAGTGGGTGATGTTGATTCAGCTAGGTTGTTCTTTGATGAAGCACCTGAGAAGGATAGGGGAATTTGGGGTGCCATGATTTCTGGGTATGTACAAAACAGTTGCTTCAAGGAAGGACTCTATTTGTTTCGTTTGTTGCAGTTGACTCATGTGGTTCCTGATGAGTCTATATTTGTGAGCATTCTTTCTGCTTGTGCTCATTTGGGGGCTTTGGATATTGGAATCTGGATACACAGATACTTGAATCGAAAAACGGTGTCGTTGAGCATTCGTTTGAGTACTAGTTTGCTAGACATGTATGCTAAATGTGGGAATTTGGAGTTGGCTAAAAGATTGTTTGACTCGATGCCGGAGAGAGACATCGTGTGTTGGAATGCCATGATTTCTGGTTTGGCTATGCATGGAGATGGAGCAAGTGCACTCAAAATGTTTTCCGAAATGGAAAAGACTGGGATAAAGCCTGATGATATAACATTCATAGCTGTTTTCACTGCTTGTAGTTATTCAGGAATGGCACATGAAGGTTTGCAGTTGCTAGATAAGATGAGTAGTCTGTACGAAATTGAGCCCAAGAGTGAACATTATGGTTGTCTAGTTGACTTGTTAAGCCGAGCCGGGCTTTTCGGAGAAGCAATGGTTATGATAAGAAGGATAACTTCTACCTCATGGAATGGCTCAGAAGAGACATTGGCTTGGAGAGCATTTCTGAGTGCATGCTGCAACCATGGACAAGCTCAACTAGCCGAACGAGCGGCCAAAAGACTCTTGCGGTTGGAGAATCATAGTGGGGTCtatgttttgctttcaaatttgtaTGCAGCGTCTGGGAAACACAGTGATGCCAGAAGGGTGAGGAATATGATGAGAAACAAAGGGGTGGACAAGGCACCTGGTTGTAGCTCAGTGGAGATTGATGGGGTTGTGAGTGAGTTCATTGCTGGTGAAGAAACGCATCCACAAATGGAGGAAATACACTCAGTTTTGGAGATATTGCATATGCAGTTAGACTAG